The Silene latifolia isolate original U9 population unplaced genomic scaffold, ASM4854445v1 scaffold_438, whole genome shotgun sequence genome includes a region encoding these proteins:
- the LOC141639547 gene encoding uncharacterized protein LOC141639547, with product MDYVSQDCHSESWRSLLKVRNDLVAKTGSIAEARDFLSTCISGGKMQLHKVYDLLREPNSKVSWVRAVWNKAVVPKHSFIVVLAMQGKLATIDQLTIRGMHLVNRCVLCKAASEDHQQLFFQCNYSSHVWKHLLDWMGLRGRSMRFKTELHWIAHRRHRRHWKFLWVTSCMTALVYSIWEERNSRIFNNVEHAVEHVIRRVQFLVSVKLLHVTPSSHEDEVLYGLNSC from the coding sequence atggaCTATGTCAGTCAAGACTGTCACTCAGAAAGTTGGAGAAGTCTGCTGAAAGTCAGGAATGATTTAGTTGCTAAAACAGGGAGTATTGCTGAGGCAAGGGATTTCTTATCCACTTGTATTTCAGGGGGGAAAATGCAGCTTCATAAGGTTTATGATCTATTGCGAGAGCCAAACAGTAAAGTCAGTTGGGTGAGGGCAGTATGGAATAAAGCTGTTGTGCCTAAGCATAGTTTCATAGTTGTCCTTGCTATGCAAGGTAAGTTGGCTACTATTGATCAGTTAACTATCAGGGGTATGCATTTGGTGAATAGGTGTGTGCTTTGTAAGGCTGCAAGTGAAGATCACCAGCAGCTATTCTTTCAATGTAACTACTCTAGTCATGTCTGGAAGCACTTGCTGGACTGGATGGGTCTGCGTGGTAGGTCTATGCGTTTCAAAACCGAATTGCACTGGATTGCACACAGGCGGCATAGGAGACATTGGAAATTTCTTTGGGTTACTAGTTGTATGACTGCTTTGGTCTATAGTATTTGGGAAGAAAGGAACTCCAGGATTTTCAACAATGTGGAACATGCTGTGGAACATGTCATTCGTCGAGTCCAATTTCTAGTTAGTGTTAAATTATTACATGTGACTCCTTCTTCTCATGAAGATGAAGTGTTGTATGGTTTAAACAGCTGCTAA